GGTCCTGCGGGAGCTGCCCGCCCGCGCCCGCGAGGGCCGCTGGGTGGTGACGGCCGACCACTGCTTCGGGCGGATCGTGCTGGACAACGCCGTGGGCGCCCGCTGGTACGACGTCCTCGGCCCGGTCCGTCCGGCCTTCACCGCCCTGGACGACGAGCAGCTGGCGCGGGCCGTCGCCCTGGCCGAGCGGATCGCCGCCGAGGGCGACCCGCTGCTGCGGGAGCTCGACGCCCGGAGCCTGGCCTGGCGGGGGAAGCCGCCGAAGAAGACGCCGGGGGACCGGGACCGCTGACCCGGGCGGGCGGCGCGCCCGCCCGGGTCTCGAACCAGGCCTCAGCGGCCCCGACCTCAGCGGCCGAGTGCCTCCGCCTCCTCGCCGACCGTCGTCGACGCGCCGTGGCCGGTCCGGACCACCGTGCCGTCGGGCAGGACGAACAGCCGGGACCGGACCGACGCCTCGATGGTGGGCCGGTCGCTGTAGGACCGGCCGGTGGCACCGGGGCCGCCCTGGAACAGGGTGTCGCCGGTGAGCACGGTGCCCAGGGCGGGCACGTGCAGGCACACCGACCCGGGGCTGTGGCCGGGGGTGTGAAGGACGTGCACCTGCTCGCCGGCGACGTCGAGCACGTCCCCGTCGGCCAGGTCGGCGTCCCAGCGCAGGTCGCCGTGGGTGAGCCGCCACACCGGGGCGTCGGCGGGGTGCAGGAGCACGGGCGCCCGGAACCGCGCACCGGCGGCCGGCGCCTCCCGGCAGTGGTCGTCGTGGGCGTGGGTGAGCACGACGGCCAGCACCCGGCGGGCCCCGGCCAGCGCGGCCACCGCGTCCAGGTCGTGCGCCGGGTCGACGACCAGGCACTCGTCGTCGTCGCCGAGCACCCACACGTTGTTGTCGACGTCGTAGGTCTGCCCGTCCAGGCTGAACGTCCCGGACGTGACCGTGGAGTCGACCCGCAGCGCGCCGGCCATCAGATGACCACGACGGAGCGCAGCACGCCACCGTCCTTCATCCGGGCGAACGCCTGCTCGACGTCGCCGAGGCCGATCGTCTCGGTGACGAAGGCGTCGAGGTCGAACCGGCCCTGCCGGTACAGGTCGACCAGCATCGGGAAGTCCCGGTCGGGCAGGCAGTCGCCGTACCAGGACGACTTCAGCGAGCCGCCCCGGCCGAACACGTCGAGCAGCGGCAGCTCCAGCGTCATCTCCGGCGTGGGGACGCCGACGAGGACGACGGTGCCGGCGAGGTCGCGGGCGTAGAACGCCTGCCGGTAGGTCTCGGGCCGGCCGACCGCGTCGATGACGACGTC
This genomic stretch from Aquipuribacter hungaricus harbors:
- a CDS encoding MBL fold metallo-hydrolase yields the protein MAGALRVDSTVTSGTFSLDGQTYDVDNNVWVLGDDDECLVVDPAHDLDAVAALAGARRVLAVVLTHAHDDHCREAPAAGARFRAPVLLHPADAPVWRLTHGDLRWDADLADGDVLDVAGEQVHVLHTPGHSPGSVCLHVPALGTVLTGDTLFQGGPGATGRSYSDRPTIEASVRSRLFVLPDGTVVRTGHGASTTVGEEAEALGR